A single region of the Planctomycetota bacterium genome encodes:
- a CDS encoding acetyl-CoA carboxylase carboxyltransferase subunit alpha, with protein MEENIKGLDFETPILELEHKITQLEGFSRIAEIDLSDEIRKLRARAAFLKKDIYKNLTPWQRVLLARHQSRPQVTDYIHLLCGADFVPLHGDRSFRDDPAMVCGMGKIGAHKVMLIGTRKGKNIHDRVTCHFGCPHPEGYRKAQLKMKLAEKFNLPIVTLIDTPGAYPGIGAEERGQALIIAQNIFEMSHLKTPIICVVIGEGGSGGALAIGVGDHFAILENSYFSVISPEGCAAILWKSNAKAPEAAKVLKLTSYDLLSLGIVDEIIPEPLGGAHRDYNATADNLKKSILTALDKLHTIPIDTLVQQRYEKYRKIGQFLETQQNDLQLKPAGTEKS; from the coding sequence ATGGAAGAGAATATAAAAGGGCTGGATTTTGAGACGCCGATCCTGGAACTGGAGCATAAGATTACCCAGTTAGAGGGTTTTTCCAGGATTGCCGAGATAGACCTTTCCGATGAGATAAGAAAGCTTCGGGCCCGGGCGGCTTTCCTCAAGAAGGATATCTACAAGAATCTGACGCCCTGGCAGAGGGTGCTGCTGGCCCGGCACCAGTCCCGGCCGCAGGTGACCGATTATATCCATCTTCTGTGCGGAGCCGATTTCGTGCCGCTGCACGGCGACCGTTCGTTCCGCGACGACCCGGCCATGGTCTGCGGCATGGGTAAGATCGGGGCCCACAAGGTCATGCTTATCGGCACCCGTAAGGGCAAAAATATCCACGACCGGGTGACCTGCCATTTCGGCTGCCCGCATCCTGAGGGTTATCGCAAGGCGCAACTCAAGATGAAACTGGCTGAGAAATTCAATCTGCCCATCGTTACCCTGATAGATACGCCGGGCGCTTATCCGGGCATCGGGGCCGAGGAACGGGGCCAGGCACTGATTATCGCCCAGAACATCTTTGAAATGTCGCATCTAAAGACGCCGATAATCTGCGTGGTCATCGGCGAAGGCGGCAGCGGCGGGGCGCTGGCCATCGGAGTGGGCGATCATTTTGCCATCCTGGAAAACTCATATTTTTCAGTTATATCGCCCGAGGGCTGCGCGGCCATATTGTGGAAGAGCAATGCCAAGGCGCCCGAAGCGGCTAAGGTGCTGAAACTGACTTCTTATGATTTATTGTCATTGGGGATAGTTGATGAGATTATCCCTGAGCCGCTGGGTGGGGCGCACCGTGATTACAACGCCACCGCAGATAATCTCAAGAAAAGCATATTAACCGCGTTGGATAAATTGCACACCATACCGATTGATACTCTGGTCCAGCAGAGGTATGAGAAATACCGCAAGATTGGCCAATTCCTGGAAACACAGCAGAATGATTTGCAGCTCAAACCGGCCGGCACAGAAAAGTCCTAA